The region GAACCGTTGTTACGGGTCGTGAGCGTGCCGAACCACGGCTCGTGGCCCTCGTGGATGGAGTGGGCGATGCCCGTGCCGCGCGTACCGGTCAGGAACTCGGTCCGGAAGCCGATGAGGCCGCGGGAGGGAACGACGAACTCCAGGCGGACCCAGCCCGAGCCATGGTTCGACATGTTGTCCATGCGGCCCTTGCGGACGCCCATGAGCTGCGTGACCGCGCCCATGTGCTCCTCGGGCACGTCGATCGTCATGCGCTCGACCGGCTCGTGGACCTTGCCGTCGATCATCTGGGTGACCACCTGCGGCTTGCCGATGGTCAGCTCGAAGCCCTCGCGGCGCATCTGCTCGACCAGAATGGCGAGCGCGAGCTCACCACGGCCCTGGACCTCCCAGGCGTCCGGACGCTCGGTGTCCAGCACCCGCAGCGAGACGTTACCGACCAGCTCGCGGTCGAGACGGTCCTTGACCTGGCGGGCGGTGACCTTGCGGTCCTTGACCGCGGCCTTGGCGGTGGCGCCCTTGCCGGTGCCGCCGCGGCCGACCAGCGGCGAGGTGTTCGTACCGATGGTCATCGAGATGGCCGGCTCGTCGACCGTGATCAGCGGCAGCGCGATCGGGTTCTCGGGGTCGGCAAGCGTCTCGCCGATCATGATGTCCGGGATACCGGCGACCGCGCAGATGTCACCCGGGCCCGCCTTCTCGGCCGGCTTGCGGGTGAGCGCCTCGGTCATCAGCAGCTCGGTGATGCGCACGTTGGACATCGAGCCGTCGCGCTTGATCCACGTGACGGTCTGGCCCTTGCGCAGCTCGCCCTGCTCGACGCGGAGCAGCGCGATACGGCCGAGGAAGTTGTCAGCGTCCAGGTTGGTGACGTGCGCCTGGAGCGGGGCGGACTCGTCGTAGGACGGGGCCGGGACGGACTCCAGGATCGTGGTGAAGAACGGCTCCAGGTTGTCGCTGTCCTGCGGGACCGTGCCATTCTCCGGCTTGGTCAGGGAGGCGACGCCGTCACGCGCACACGCGTAGACGATCGGGAACTCGATCTGGTCCTCGTCGGCGTCCAGGTCGAGGAAGAGGTCGTACGCCTCGTTCACGACCTCGTCGATGCGCGAGTCGGGACGGTCCGTCTTGTTGATGCACAGGATGACGGGCAGGCGGGCCTGCAGCGCCTTGCGCAGCACGAAGCGGGTCTGCGGCAGCGGACCCTCGGAGGCGTCCACGAGGAGGACGACCGCGTCCACCATCGACAGACCGCGCTCGACCTCGCCACCGAAGTCGGCGTGGCCCGGGGTGTCGATGATGTTGATGGTGATGACCTCACCACCATCCTTCGGGTGGTACTTCACGGCCGTGTTCTTGGCCAGGATCGTGATGCCCTTCTCACGCTCCAGGTCGTTCGAGTCCATCATGCGGTCGTCAAGCGACTCGGCGGCGTGCGCGGCGAAGGCACCGGCCTGCTTGAGCATGGCATCGACCAGGGTGGTCTTGCCATGGTCGACGTGGGCGACGATGGCGACGTTGCGGATGTCGTGGCGCGTGGCCATATTGAGGCGCTTCTCCCGGAGTGAGTGGACGGCCTGCGCGTACGTCAGTGCTACGCGGACCCTGCCGGGCTGGACACGCCACGGCCTTACCCCATGGTACGTGGCCTTGACGGGCACGGCCTCCGCGGGCTAGTCCGCGGAGGCCGTGGGCGACCTTGCTCGCCCTTCTTACGTGCCCTTCTTACTTGTCCTTCTTTGTTGCCGTTCCCCCCTGCACGCCCTTCTTCAGGAAGCCCATGTCCTCGTAGAGGGGGGTCTGGAATCCGAAGGAACCGGCGTTGGCGAGGTTCAGGCGGGTGGCTGTGAGCTGGGGGCGCTGATAGAGGGGAATCGATCCGGCGGCGGCCCAGATCCGGGCGTCGGCCTTGCGGACCAGGGAACGCGACTCGTCCTCGTCCAGCGTCGCGATGGCCTGGTCGAAGAGCTGGTCGACCTGGTCGGTTCCGACCCTGGTGTAGTTCTGCTCGACGGCGAGGGAGCCGTCGGCTGCCGGGACCGGCTTCGCGTAGATCGGGCGGGCGTCGGTGGCGGGGAAGGCCGAGGCGGGCCAGGAGTACAGCGCCAGGTCGTACTGGCCTGAAGCGATGTGGTCCTTGAAATAGCTGTCGTCCGGCACCTTGGTCGTCTCGGTCCGGATGCCGATGCGCTCCAGCATCCGGGAGATCTGGTCGGCGACCGTGCGCAGCGAGTCCGAACCGGGACCCGAGGGCAGGACGAAGCGCAGCGTCAGCGCCTTGCCGTCCTTGGCGAGCGCGCCGGCCGCGGCGCCCGCCGGGGCGGCCGTGCCCTTGGGCGCGTAGGCGCCCGGCGCTCCGCCCTGCCGGTTGTCCTTGGGGGCGTACTGCCTGCCGTCCAGGTGCTTGTCGGCCTGGTCGTCCGCGTGCTGCTTCCCCTGCTTATCGGCGTGGTCCTTCGGGTCCTTCTTGTCCCGGCCGGCTTCGCCGTTCTTGTCGTCCTCGCCGACGATGAACGTCCCGTCGTCCGCGTCGGCGTCGGAGTCCGCCTTCTTGCCCTCGGGCCCGGCCGCCTTGTCCTTGTCCTTCTTCTGCTGCTGCTCGTTCACCGGTCCCCCGGGCACCCATCCGGCATCCGCCAGCAGCGCCTGCGCCTCCTTGGTGTCCTGACCGCCGAGCGCGCCGCTGTTGTCGGCGTAGGCCGGCTGGCCGGAGAGCGCGAGATGGCTGCCGACCGGGACGGCGGGCAGGCCCAGCGGGCCCAGGACGGCCTTGGCGAGTTCGTCGCGGTTGATGGCGCGGGCGACGGCGCGACGGACGCGCTCGTCGGCGAGCGGGCCCTCGGAGCCGTTCAGGG is a window of Streptomyces mirabilis DNA encoding:
- a CDS encoding ABC transporter family substrate-binding protein; translated protein: MSHDGVGLRAVMRSVAFLTAGALAVPALTACSADEEVAKPVAAQDIAPATRDRIEDGGTLRWAVDAVPQTLNTFQADADAGTSRIAGAVLPSLYRLDSNGIPQLNPDYLESAKIVESEPKQVVLYKLNQQAVWSDGREIGAADFAAQWRALSGKDSAYWTARNAGYDRIEKIEQGKNNLEVRVTFSRPYADWKSLFSPLYPKDVMGTADAFNDGARTKLQATAGPFTLQKIDHKDGQVLLTRNPHWWGRPAKLSEIALVAVPRDKRAEALAADKVDLAEIDPEEAGRITLAARDKGTTPPQGPGVASDETKARKEQSAVIATYARQQTALRDFVVRKSLEPAYTQLALNGSEGPLADERVRRAVARAINRDELAKAVLGPLGLPAVPVGSHLALSGQPAYADNSGALGGQDTKEAQALLADAGWVPGGPVNEQQQKKDKDKAAGPEGKKADSDADADDGTFIVGEDDKNGEAGRDKKDPKDHADKQGKQHADDQADKHLDGRQYAPKDNRQGGAPGAYAPKGTAAPAGAAAGALAKDGKALTLRFVLPSGPGSDSLRTVADQISRMLERIGIRTETTKVPDDSYFKDHIASGQYDLALYSWPASAFPATDARPIYAKPVPAADGSLAVEQNYTRVGTDQVDQLFDQAIATLDEDESRSLVRKADARIWAAAGSIPLYQRPQLTATRLNLANAGSFGFQTPLYEDMGFLKKGVQGGTATKKDK
- the typA gene encoding translational GTPase TypA, with amino-acid sequence MATRHDIRNVAIVAHVDHGKTTLVDAMLKQAGAFAAHAAESLDDRMMDSNDLEREKGITILAKNTAVKYHPKDGGEVITINIIDTPGHADFGGEVERGLSMVDAVVLLVDASEGPLPQTRFVLRKALQARLPVILCINKTDRPDSRIDEVVNEAYDLFLDLDADEDQIEFPIVYACARDGVASLTKPENGTVPQDSDNLEPFFTTILESVPAPSYDESAPLQAHVTNLDADNFLGRIALLRVEQGELRKGQTVTWIKRDGSMSNVRITELLMTEALTRKPAEKAGPGDICAVAGIPDIMIGETLADPENPIALPLITVDEPAISMTIGTNTSPLVGRGGTGKGATAKAAVKDRKVTARQVKDRLDRELVGNVSLRVLDTERPDAWEVQGRGELALAILVEQMRREGFELTIGKPQVVTQMIDGKVHEPVERMTIDVPEEHMGAVTQLMGVRKGRMDNMSNHGSGWVRLEFVVPSRGLIGFRTEFLTGTRGTGIAHSIHEGHEPWFGTLTTRNNGSLVADRSGAVTAFAMTNLQERGVLFTDPGTEVYEGMIVGENSRADDMDVNITKEKKLTNMRSAAADSFEAIVPPRKLSLEQSLEFCRDDECVEVTPEAVRIRKVVLDQKERGRSASRAKHG